One stretch of Bosea vaviloviae DNA includes these proteins:
- a CDS encoding GntR family transcriptional regulator produces MNLRPVSDARADEEALVQLPPPAAPSLSEMAYRRLEEAIVTLSLRPGAVLTEAQLIDLVGVGRTPVREALIRLAQQGLVEILPRKGVVVADINAIDVMAALDAREVLERLIAGDAAKRASPRERILIIEQAKAMRAAAETGDVNAFMRIDTELNGMVAAAARSPYATRAVEPLQALMRRAWYHFERQDDLVPSAHLHVAFAQAIATADPAAAMIASDALMLHFRRGLLGALGRD; encoded by the coding sequence ATGAACCTGCGCCCGGTCTCCGATGCCCGCGCCGATGAGGAGGCGCTTGTCCAGCTTCCGCCGCCGGCAGCGCCCAGCCTGTCCGAGATGGCCTATCGCCGGCTCGAGGAGGCGATCGTGACCTTGTCGCTGCGCCCGGGCGCGGTGCTGACGGAAGCGCAGCTGATCGACCTCGTCGGCGTCGGGCGCACGCCGGTGCGCGAGGCGCTGATCCGGCTGGCGCAGCAGGGGCTGGTCGAGATCCTGCCGCGCAAGGGCGTCGTGGTGGCTGATATCAACGCCATCGACGTGATGGCGGCGCTCGATGCGCGCGAGGTGCTGGAGCGGCTGATCGCGGGGGACGCCGCCAAACGGGCGAGCCCGCGCGAACGCATTCTCATCATCGAGCAGGCCAAGGCGATGCGCGCGGCGGCTGAGACCGGCGACGTCAACGCCTTCATGCGCATCGATACGGAGCTCAACGGCATGGTGGCGGCTGCCGCGCGCAGCCCCTATGCGACGCGCGCCGTCGAGCCGCTGCAGGCGCTGATGCGGCGCGCCTGGTATCATTTCGAGCGGCAGGACGACCTCGTGCCCTCCGCGCATCTGCATGTCGCCTTCGCGCAGGCGATCGCGACGGCCGACCCCGCCGCGGCGATGATCGCGAGCGATGCGCTGATGCTGCATTTCCGCCGCGGCCTGCTTGGCGCGCTGGGGCGGGATTGA
- the pcaB gene encoding 3-carboxy-cis,cis-muconate cycloisomerase encodes MNGPLGLFGELFADAQMAALLDDRAALQGMLDFEAALARAEATAGVIPTEAAEAIGAQCKAELYDIAAIGKAATLAGNPAIPLVKALTASVAAIDAEAAKWVHYGATSQDVIDSGHAQQYGAAWRLLLERAARLASALAELTRRHRHTPMIGRTFLQHAVPISFGIKAANWLGPVVSFHDDFMIYGQSAHQLGGAAGTLASLGEHAEAVLQAFGRTMPSIGAVNTPWHTERQRPARIAAGLGIFMGHLGKMAQDIALMAQTEIGELAEPEAPGKGGSSAMPHKRNPVLCTLILAAAKRAPGLVSTMLAIIPQEHERAMGGWHAEWRTMAELFTITGSALNQMVTLIEGLQVFPERMRQNLELTNGLVMAERVSLALAAAIGRGEAHHLLEEASHICIASGRHLKDVLAETPALAGKLAPGEIDKLFDPTTYRGATDAIIDRILALYEEEREYMDSDD; translated from the coding sequence ATGAACGGCCCTCTCGGCCTGTTCGGCGAATTGTTCGCCGATGCGCAAATGGCAGCGCTGCTCGACGACCGCGCGGCGCTGCAAGGCATGCTGGATTTCGAGGCGGCGCTTGCCCGCGCGGAAGCCACCGCCGGCGTCATCCCCACTGAAGCTGCAGAAGCGATCGGCGCGCAATGCAAGGCGGAGCTCTACGACATCGCCGCCATCGGCAAGGCGGCGACATTGGCCGGCAATCCTGCGATCCCGCTGGTCAAGGCGTTGACGGCCAGCGTCGCTGCGATCGATGCAGAAGCCGCGAAATGGGTGCACTACGGCGCCACCAGCCAGGATGTGATCGATTCCGGCCATGCGCAGCAATATGGCGCGGCGTGGCGGCTGCTCCTGGAACGGGCCGCCCGTCTTGCGAGCGCCCTGGCCGAACTGACGAGGCGCCATCGCCACACGCCGATGATCGGCCGCACGTTCCTGCAGCACGCCGTGCCGATCTCCTTCGGCATCAAGGCGGCGAACTGGCTCGGCCCCGTCGTCTCCTTCCATGACGACTTCATGATCTATGGCCAGTCCGCGCATCAGCTCGGCGGAGCAGCAGGCACGCTGGCCTCGCTCGGCGAGCACGCCGAAGCCGTCCTTCAGGCCTTCGGCAGGACGATGCCTTCCATCGGCGCCGTCAACACGCCCTGGCACACCGAACGCCAGCGCCCGGCGCGGATCGCCGCCGGTCTCGGCATCTTCATGGGCCATCTCGGCAAGATGGCGCAGGACATCGCGCTGATGGCGCAAACCGAGATCGGCGAGCTGGCTGAACCGGAAGCCCCCGGCAAGGGCGGCTCCTCCGCCATGCCGCACAAACGCAACCCGGTGCTGTGCACGCTGATCCTCGCCGCGGCCAAGCGCGCGCCCGGCCTCGTCTCGACCATGCTTGCCATCATACCGCAGGAGCACGAGCGCGCCATGGGCGGCTGGCACGCAGAGTGGCGCACGATGGCGGAGCTCTTCACCATTACCGGCTCCGCCTTGAACCAGATGGTGACGCTGATCGAAGGGCTTCAGGTCTTCCCCGAGCGGATGCGGCAGAATCTGGAGCTCACCAATGGCCTGGTCATGGCCGAGCGCGTATCGCTCGCCCTCGCCGCCGCCATCGGCCGGGGAGAGGCTCATCATCTGCTCGAGGAGGCCAGCCACATCTGCATCGCCAGCGGCCGCCATCTCAAGGACGTGCTCGCCGAGACCCCTGCCCTCGCCGGCAAGCTGGCGCCCGGCGAGATCGACAAGCTCTTCGACCCGACGACCTATCGCGGCGCAACCGATGCTATCATCGACCGCATCCTCGCGCTCTACGAAGAGGAGCGGGAGTACATGGATTCCGATGATTGA
- a CDS encoding aconitase X, translating to MIELSAEERSIASGAQGEGAAMALRIVAEAARLMGAPRLIPVASAHIDGALYHGDSGTLFAERLVAGRARVAVRATLNVGALAPAGCAAIRLPAHERDMAGRMMRAYEAMGCEPSWTCAPYQAGHRPAVGTDVAWGESNAVIFCNSVLGARTNRYGDFLDIACAIAGCAPDYGLHRPENRAASLLIDVSGLSRSLRSSDVFYPVLGTYLGRAAGSAVAVIEGLQGCTNEDRLKALGAAAASAGGVGLFHVAGVTPEAPDAATALRHVPPRERLVLTPQELQAALARLSTAGATERIDAVAIGSPHLSLAEIAEVERLLAGRKLATPLYANTGRHVVGPLAANGRRAALEAAGVVFVVDTCVVVTPILPEIEGAVLMTNSGKFAHYAPGNTGYAVTYGSLSECVESAVAGRLVREALIWN from the coding sequence ATGATTGAGCTCTCCGCCGAGGAACGCAGCATCGCCTCAGGCGCGCAAGGCGAAGGCGCCGCCATGGCATTGCGCATCGTCGCGGAGGCTGCCCGCCTGATGGGGGCGCCGAGGCTGATCCCGGTCGCCTCTGCCCATATCGACGGTGCGCTCTATCATGGCGATTCCGGCACGCTCTTCGCCGAAAGGCTGGTCGCGGGCCGCGCCAGGGTTGCGGTGCGCGCCACCTTGAATGTCGGCGCGCTCGCGCCCGCCGGCTGCGCCGCGATCCGCCTGCCCGCGCATGAGCGCGACATGGCGGGGCGGATGATGCGCGCCTATGAGGCGATGGGCTGCGAGCCCTCCTGGACCTGCGCGCCCTATCAGGCGGGGCATCGCCCGGCTGTGGGCACGGATGTCGCCTGGGGCGAGTCCAACGCCGTCATCTTCTGCAATTCGGTGCTCGGCGCGCGCACCAACCGCTATGGCGATTTTCTCGACATCGCCTGCGCCATTGCCGGCTGCGCACCCGATTACGGCCTGCACCGGCCTGAGAATCGCGCCGCCTCCCTGCTGATCGATGTCAGCGGCCTGTCACGGTCCCTACGCAGCTCCGACGTGTTTTATCCGGTGCTGGGGACCTATCTCGGTCGCGCCGCCGGCAGTGCGGTTGCGGTCATTGAAGGCTTGCAAGGCTGCACCAATGAGGACCGGCTGAAGGCGCTGGGCGCTGCCGCAGCCTCAGCCGGTGGCGTCGGCCTGTTCCATGTCGCGGGCGTGACGCCGGAAGCGCCTGACGCTGCAACCGCGCTCAGGCATGTCCCGCCGCGCGAGCGCCTCGTCCTGACCCCACAGGAGTTGCAGGCGGCGCTGGCGCGGCTCTCGACCGCCGGTGCGACTGAGCGCATCGATGCCGTCGCGATCGGCTCGCCGCATCTCTCTCTGGCCGAGATCGCGGAGGTCGAGCGGCTGCTCGCAGGCCGCAAGCTCGCCACGCCGCTCTATGCCAACACCGGCCGCCATGTGGTGGGGCCGCTCGCCGCCAATGGTCGCCGCGCCGCGCTGGAAGCCGCCGGCGTGGTCTTCGTGGTCGATACCTGCGTCGTGGTCACGCCGATCCTGCCCGAGATCGAGGGCGCGGTGCTGATGACCAATTCCGGCAAATTCGCGCATTATGCGCCGGGCAATACCGGCTATGCCGTGACCTATGGCTCGCTCTCGGAATGCGTCGAGAGCGCCGTCGCGGGCCGCCTCGTCAGGGAGGCCCTGATATGGAATTGA
- a CDS encoding methyl-accepting chemotaxis protein — translation MTSISEQVACRLRSTGYGEQKRTALRGYRKHVDLVIEDIVAKAFAYGRQIHPGLKDSITPLTENLYEITEQHFRLIFEGDFDERYHKSMERMCMLERAVKVGTRSRVAIAGALFRAIATKPRLASVLFPRRFAGDMEIVENVLVMDINTAITLDHALEAAEARHRRDALDTTAHMLKSRIGTLDSTISSAVEQFVGATDETTSATAFIRTQVLDVTRAAETMRDRARQTAAATEEMSANIGEIGHRARQSVAIATRAVGDAEAMNSAIMQLRESTASIGSVLGLIADIAAQTNLLALNATIEAARAGEAGRGFAVVASEVKSLATQTASATREISRQITEFSANAAACGQHAASISTTIGEIRGDSEAISDSVAQQSFVTSGIARDASDVAGCSDDTIASAQAVGDSLETTTRAIERATLVASQIALQVGAAEATVSEALTALRQVS, via the coding sequence TTGACATCGATTTCCGAACAGGTCGCATGCCGCCTGCGCTCGACGGGCTACGGCGAGCAAAAACGCACAGCGCTGCGGGGCTATCGCAAGCATGTCGACCTCGTCATCGAAGACATCGTCGCCAAGGCCTTCGCCTATGGTCGCCAGATCCATCCCGGGCTGAAAGACAGCATCACGCCGCTAACCGAGAACCTCTACGAGATCACGGAGCAGCATTTCAGGCTGATCTTTGAAGGTGATTTCGACGAGCGCTACCACAAGTCCATGGAGCGCATGTGCATGCTGGAGCGCGCCGTCAAGGTCGGCACCCGTTCCCGCGTGGCGATCGCGGGGGCCCTTTTCAGAGCAATCGCCACGAAGCCGCGCCTGGCCTCTGTGCTGTTTCCCCGCCGTTTCGCGGGAGACATGGAGATCGTCGAGAACGTCCTGGTCATGGACATCAATACCGCGATCACGCTGGATCATGCCCTTGAGGCTGCGGAGGCCAGGCATCGCCGCGACGCGCTCGACACCACCGCGCATATGCTGAAATCACGGATCGGCACGCTTGATTCGACGATCAGCAGCGCCGTCGAGCAGTTCGTCGGCGCCACAGACGAGACCACGAGCGCGACAGCGTTCATCCGGACACAGGTCCTCGATGTCACGCGCGCCGCCGAAACGATGAGAGACCGCGCCCGCCAGACGGCAGCCGCGACCGAAGAGATGTCGGCCAATATCGGCGAGATCGGCCATCGCGCCCGCCAAAGCGTCGCCATCGCGACCCGCGCCGTCGGCGACGCGGAGGCGATGAACAGCGCGATCATGCAATTGCGTGAATCGACCGCCAGCATCGGCTCAGTTCTCGGCCTGATCGCAGACATCGCCGCACAGACCAATCTGCTCGCTCTCAACGCCACGATCGAGGCCGCCCGAGCGGGGGAAGCCGGGCGCGGTTTCGCCGTCGTCGCCTCGGAGGTGAAGTCACTGGCTACGCAGACAGCCAGTGCGACGCGGGAGATCTCTCGCCAGATCACCGAATTCTCGGCAAACGCCGCGGCATGCGGCCAGCATGCCGCCTCGATCAGCACGACGATCGGCGAAATCCGGGGCGATTCCGAGGCGATATCCGACTCGGTCGCCCAGCAGAGCTTCGTCACCTCGGGCATAGCGCGCGACGCCTCGGATGTGGCCGGGTGCTCGGATGACACGATCGCCAGCGCCCAAGCCGTCGGCGACAGCTTGGAGACGACGACGAGGGCGATCGAACGTGCCACGCTCGTCGCTTCACAGATCGCACTTCAAGTCGGCGCAGCGGAGGCCACCGTCAGCGAGGCGCTGACGGCGCTGAGACAGGTGTCCTGA
- a CDS encoding NAD(P)/FAD-dependent oxidoreductase — translation MKVAVVGAGIVGCAIAHALLDEGHEVLILDKEGPAFGPSRGNAGWMAHTDILPIASPKNLRQVPKFLLDPLGPLSIRPAYFPKLLPWLVRFVLAARPDAYERSIQGLAALQQLALPAWLARAESAGLSRHIHRQGGLYVFTDKAAFDEAGHVARRQAEFGIKVEMIGPEELSQFEPALKPRLVGAAFHPDTAHISDPLQLTLALFEAALARGAVFEKAQVSNISLGERPSLIGPDGWQRVVDRAVIAAGAWSKPLAAALGDAVPLDTERGYNVSFPGVTGLTSRPVGFEGHGFVMTPLESGLRIGGAVEFGGLKAAPNHARTRSLYDKAASLVDGLPPFESGTLWMGFRPSLPDSLPVIGEASRNRHVVYAFGHGHYGMTQSTATAGLVAALIASRKPAIDLAAFSPRRF, via the coding sequence GTGAAGGTTGCCGTCGTCGGTGCCGGCATCGTCGGCTGCGCGATCGCGCATGCCTTGCTCGACGAGGGCCACGAGGTCCTGATCCTCGACAAGGAAGGCCCCGCTTTCGGTCCATCGCGCGGCAATGCCGGCTGGATGGCTCATACCGACATCCTGCCGATCGCCAGTCCCAAAAACCTGCGGCAGGTGCCGAAGTTCCTGCTCGACCCGCTCGGGCCGCTCTCGATCCGCCCGGCCTATTTCCCCAAGCTCCTGCCCTGGCTCGTCCGCTTCGTACTGGCGGCGCGGCCGGATGCCTATGAGCGTTCGATCCAGGGGCTCGCCGCCCTGCAGCAACTCGCCTTGCCGGCCTGGCTGGCACGAGCCGAAAGCGCGGGCCTCAGCCGCCACATCCATCGCCAGGGCGGGCTCTATGTCTTCACCGACAAGGCCGCCTTCGACGAGGCCGGCCATGTCGCCAGGCGGCAGGCGGAGTTCGGCATCAAGGTCGAGATGATCGGCCCCGAGGAGCTCAGCCAGTTCGAGCCGGCGCTGAAGCCGCGCTTGGTCGGCGCGGCCTTCCATCCCGATACCGCCCATATCAGCGATCCCCTGCAATTGACGCTGGCCCTGTTCGAGGCGGCGCTGGCGCGCGGCGCGGTCTTCGAGAAGGCACAGGTCAGCAACATCTCGCTGGGCGAGCGCCCCTCCCTGATCGGCCCCGATGGCTGGCAGCGCGTCGTCGATCGCGCGGTGATCGCGGCCGGAGCCTGGTCGAAGCCACTGGCGGCGGCACTTGGCGATGCGGTCCCGCTCGACACCGAGCGCGGCTACAATGTCAGCTTTCCAGGCGTCACCGGCCTGACCTCGCGCCCGGTCGGTTTCGAGGGCCATGGCTTCGTCATGACGCCATTGGAGAGTGGCCTGCGCATCGGCGGCGCAGTCGAGTTCGGCGGGCTGAAGGCAGCGCCCAACCACGCCCGGACGCGCAGCCTCTACGACAAGGCAGCCAGCCTGGTCGACGGCCTGCCGCCCTTCGAGAGCGGCACGCTCTGGATGGGCTTCCGGCCTTCACTCCCGGATTCATTGCCCGTGATCGGCGAAGCGAGCCGCAATCGTCACGTCGTCTACGCCTTCGGCCACGGCCATTACGGCATGACGCAATCGACCGCGACGGCAGGTCTCGTCGCCGCGTTGATCGCCAGCCGCAAGCCCGCGATCGACCTCGCGGCGTTCAGTCCGCGCCGGTTCTGA
- a CDS encoding AbrB/MazE/SpoVT family DNA-binding domain-containing protein codes for MSARAKLSTKFQISIPKSVRVAQAWQAGQEFVFIPKGAGVLVVPVPELEDLRGSAREADPTKYRDRDDRH; via the coding sequence ATGAGCGCGCGCGCGAAGCTCTCGACGAAATTCCAGATCAGCATCCCCAAATCGGTTCGGGTCGCGCAAGCGTGGCAGGCCGGCCAGGAGTTTGTCTTCATTCCCAAGGGCGCGGGCGTCCTCGTCGTTCCCGTGCCTGAACTCGAGGATCTGCGCGGCTCTGCCCGCGAGGCCGACCCGACCAAATATCGCGATCGCGACGACCGCCATTGA
- a CDS encoding dihydrodipicolinate synthase family protein, with amino-acid sequence MSHWTGVLPAVTTKFTNDDRLDIPEMERCFALQIEAGVHGLIVCGSLGEASTLEPDEKIEVLRTALRVADGKVPVLLTVSQGSTRASCKLAEAGAEAGAAGFMVLPGIPYKSEPHETAVHYRAVARAGGLPVMIYNNPPAYGVDIPPTMLAELADEPLFTAIKESSDDIRRISEIRSLCGDRFKLLTGVDNLALESLAMGADGWVAGLVVAYPRETVAIYELAKAGRMNEAIAIYRWFRPLLDLDVSARLVQNIKLVEALVIGSNDRCRAPRQALQGSERARLTAIVKAAEATRPTLPSF; translated from the coding sequence ATGAGCCATTGGACCGGCGTTCTACCTGCGGTTACGACGAAATTCACGAACGACGACCGTCTCGACATCCCCGAAATGGAGCGTTGTTTCGCTCTTCAGATCGAGGCCGGCGTGCACGGCCTGATCGTCTGCGGTTCGCTCGGCGAGGCCTCGACGCTGGAGCCTGACGAGAAGATCGAGGTGCTGAGGACCGCGCTGCGCGTCGCCGACGGCAAGGTGCCGGTGCTGCTGACGGTCTCGCAGGGTTCGACCAGGGCTTCGTGCAAGCTGGCGGAAGCCGGCGCCGAGGCTGGAGCGGCGGGCTTCATGGTGCTGCCCGGCATTCCCTACAAATCCGAGCCGCATGAGACGGCGGTCCATTACCGGGCCGTAGCCAGGGCCGGCGGCCTGCCGGTGATGATCTACAATAATCCGCCCGCCTATGGCGTCGATATCCCGCCCACCATGCTGGCGGAGCTCGCCGATGAGCCGCTCTTCACGGCCATCAAGGAATCCTCCGACGACATCCGCCGCATCAGCGAGATCAGGTCGCTCTGCGGCGATCGTTTCAAGCTGCTGACCGGCGTCGACAACCTCGCCTTGGAAAGCCTCGCCATGGGCGCCGATGGCTGGGTCGCGGGGCTGGTCGTGGCCTATCCGCGCGAGACCGTCGCGATCTACGAACTCGCCAAGGCCGGCCGCATGAACGAGGCGATCGCGATCTATCGCTGGTTCCGCCCGCTGCTCGATCTCGACGTCTCGGCGAGACTCGTCCAGAACATCAAGCTGGTCGAGGCGCTGGTGATTGGCTCCAATGACCGCTGCCGCGCTCCGCGTCAGGCGCTGCAGGGCTCCGAACGTGCCCGCCTCACGGCGATCGTCAAGGCAGCCGAAGCCACGCGCCCGACGCTGCCGAGTTTCTAA
- a CDS encoding CoxG family protein, translating into MAMTMNGEVTLPAAKNVVWAKLNDAEVLKACIPGCDQLTKDDDTHFSAIVKVKLGPVKATFRGKVELVDLDPPNGYRIQGEGEGGIAGFAKGGAKVALSDAEGGQTLLRYDVEAQVGGKLMQLGARLIDSVSKKLADEFFANFAKAVSEG; encoded by the coding sequence ATGGCGATGACGATGAATGGCGAGGTCACCTTGCCGGCTGCCAAGAATGTGGTCTGGGCCAAGCTGAATGATGCGGAGGTGCTCAAGGCCTGCATTCCCGGCTGCGATCAACTGACCAAGGACGACGACACCCATTTCTCGGCGATCGTGAAGGTCAAGCTCGGGCCGGTGAAGGCGACTTTCCGAGGCAAGGTCGAACTCGTCGACCTCGACCCACCCAATGGCTACCGTATCCAGGGCGAGGGCGAGGGCGGCATCGCCGGCTTCGCCAAGGGCGGCGCCAAGGTCGCGCTCAGCGACGCCGAGGGCGGGCAGACGCTGTTGCGCTACGATGTCGAGGCGCAGGTCGGCGGCAAGCTGATGCAGCTCGGCGCGAGGTTGATCGATTCGGTTTCGAAGAAGCTCGCCGACGAGTTTTTCGCCAATTTCGCCAAAGCGGTCAGCGAAGGCTGA
- the pcaD gene encoding 3-oxoadipate enol-lactonase has product MPIETIRGEPFNIRIDGPTDAPVLLLSNSLGTNLSMWDPQIPEWSKAFRVVRYDSRGHGQSTAADKPYSIAMLGEDALAILDHLGIAKAHWCGLSKGGMVGQWLATHAGKRLDRVVLANTGARMGPPDLWNTRIKSVRANGMAGLVQPILERWFSQEFRERDSATIAKVSDMLSTTPPLGYANCCAAIRDMDQREPIRAITNPVLVVIGKVDPATPPAAGQLIADSIHGAQTVELDAAHLSNLEQPAAFTTAVLDFLQA; this is encoded by the coding sequence ATGCCGATCGAGACCATCAGGGGCGAGCCCTTCAACATCAGGATCGACGGCCCGACCGACGCGCCCGTGCTGCTGCTCTCGAACTCGCTTGGCACCAATCTCTCGATGTGGGATCCGCAGATCCCGGAATGGTCGAAGGCCTTCCGCGTCGTGCGCTATGATTCACGCGGTCACGGCCAATCGACCGCAGCCGACAAACCCTATTCGATCGCCATGCTCGGCGAGGACGCGCTGGCGATCCTCGACCATCTCGGCATCGCCAAGGCACATTGGTGCGGCCTCTCCAAGGGCGGCATGGTCGGCCAATGGCTCGCGACCCATGCCGGCAAGCGCCTAGACCGGGTGGTGCTGGCCAATACCGGCGCCCGCATGGGCCCGCCCGATCTCTGGAACACCCGCATCAAATCCGTGCGCGCCAACGGCATGGCAGGCCTCGTCCAGCCGATACTGGAGCGCTGGTTCAGCCAGGAATTCCGCGAGCGCGACAGCGCGACCATAGCCAAGGTCAGCGACATGCTCAGCACCACACCACCGCTCGGTTACGCCAATTGCTGCGCCGCGATCCGTGACATGGACCAGCGCGAGCCGATCCGCGCGATCACCAATCCGGTGCTTGTCGTCATTGGCAAGGTCGACCCCGCGACGCCCCCTGCTGCCGGGCAGCTGATCGCCGATTCCATCCATGGCGCGCAGACGGTCGAGCTCGACGCCGCCCATCTTTCCAATCTCGAGCAGCCGGCCGCCTTCACCACGGCCGTGCTCGACTTCCTGCAAGCTTGA
- a CDS encoding cupin domain-containing protein has product MAFACTLPAIPTLQQDDEAIRITRWDFEPGAVTGWHSHGWPYFVVMLVAGTLRIHDGKSETDVPLAQGQAYMRPAGVQHDVMNGSAHPIAFVEIEVKQPGALKELSLP; this is encoded by the coding sequence ATGGCCTTCGCCTGTACCCTCCCCGCCATCCCGACGCTGCAGCAGGATGACGAGGCGATCCGGATCACGCGCTGGGATTTCGAGCCCGGCGCCGTGACCGGCTGGCACAGCCATGGCTGGCCCTATTTCGTGGTGATGCTGGTCGCGGGCACGCTGCGCATCCATGACGGAAAATCCGAAACCGACGTGCCGCTGGCGCAAGGCCAGGCCTATATGCGCCCGGCCGGCGTCCAGCACGACGTCATGAACGGCTCCGCCCACCCGATCGCCTTCGTCGAGATCGAGGTGAAGCAGCCCGGCGCGCTGAAGGAATTGTCGCTGCCATGA
- a CDS encoding flavin reductase family protein → MTKIVEAAPRLTPAADGQTFRDAMARLASPTHIVTTAGQNGRAGLTATAVASVSDAPPTVLVCIEGNSRTLAAIAANGVFCINTLPGGFADLAETFAGRRGIEGEARFASARWGRLASGAPVLEQALAAFDCRLIAIRDVATHRIVIGEVLALGGAGQGAGLIYRDRRFETV, encoded by the coding sequence ATGACCAAGATCGTTGAGGCGGCGCCGCGCCTGACGCCGGCGGCCGATGGGCAGACCTTCCGCGACGCCATGGCGCGGCTCGCGAGCCCGACCCATATCGTCACGACGGCGGGGCAGAACGGCCGCGCCGGCTTGACCGCAACCGCCGTCGCCTCGGTCTCGGATGCGCCGCCGACCGTGCTGGTCTGCATCGAGGGCAACAGCCGCACGCTGGCGGCGATCGCGGCCAATGGCGTCTTCTGCATCAACACATTGCCGGGTGGCTTTGCCGACCTGGCCGAGACTTTTGCCGGGCGTCGCGGCATCGAGGGGGAGGCGCGTTTCGCCTCGGCACGCTGGGGCCGGCTTGCGAGTGGCGCGCCCGTGCTGGAGCAGGCGCTGGCCGCCTTCGATTGTCGACTCATCGCGATCCGGGATGTCGCGACGCATCGCATCGTCATTGGCGAGGTCTTGGCACTGGGCGGCGCGGGGCAGGGTGCCGGCCTGATCTATCGCGACCGGCGCTTCGAGACCGTTTGA
- a CDS encoding aconitase X swivel domain-containing protein, producing the protein MELTAEILISGEAVSAPCLALTAPISFWGGVDPKTGLIIDARHPQRGASIAGTVLALPGTIGSSSASAVLLELVHAGKAPAAILMDAPDAILLLGIIVAREMGWQAPPALRLPAERQQALAGRRLTLSASGTITIN; encoded by the coding sequence ATGGAATTGACGGCTGAGATCCTGATCTCTGGCGAAGCGGTCTCTGCGCCATGTCTGGCGCTCACGGCACCCATCAGCTTCTGGGGCGGCGTCGATCCCAAAACCGGTCTGATCATCGATGCGCGCCATCCGCAGCGCGGCGCGAGCATCGCCGGCACGGTTCTGGCGCTGCCGGGCACGATCGGCTCCTCCTCGGCTTCGGCCGTGCTGCTGGAACTCGTCCATGCCGGCAAGGCCCCGGCCGCGATCCTGATGGACGCGCCCGACGCCATCCTGCTGCTCGGCATCATCGTCGCGCGCGAAATGGGCTGGCAAGCGCCGCCGGCGCTGCGGCTTCCCGCCGAGCGGCAGCAGGCTTTGGCCGGCCGGCGGCTCACGCTGTCCGCCAGCGGCACGATCACGATCAACTGA
- the pcaC gene encoding 4-carboxymuconolactone decarboxylase codes for MDEKTRYDNGMRTRRAVLSDAYVDKASTGVTAFNGEWQEFITRTAWNDIWNRPGLVRRERSIIVLSIACALGAWGEFRIHVRGALNNGMTKDEIKEVLMQAAIYAGVPAANHAFKEAASVFAEIEAEAGKP; via the coding sequence ATGGACGAGAAGACCCGTTACGACAACGGCATGAGGACCCGCCGGGCCGTGCTGAGCGACGCCTATGTCGACAAGGCCAGCACCGGCGTCACCGCCTTCAACGGCGAGTGGCAGGAATTCATCACCCGCACCGCCTGGAACGACATCTGGAACCGGCCCGGCCTGGTGCGCCGGGAGCGCTCGATCATCGTGCTCTCGATCGCCTGTGCGCTCGGCGCCTGGGGCGAGTTCCGCATCCACGTCCGCGGTGCGCTCAACAACGGCATGACGAAGGACGAGATCAAGGAGGTGCTGATGCAGGCGGCGATCTATGCAGGCGTGCCCGCCGCCAACCACGCCTTCAAGGAAGCGGCCAGCGTCTTCGCCGAGATCGAGGCGGAAGCTGGCAAGCCCTGA
- a CDS encoding PIN domain-containing protein gives MIAYTETCRVVALDTCIALRAVELARSHRLAMADAVIYATALDQGVDCLTCDRHFEGLEHVVFIEKAHD, from the coding sequence ATGATCGCCTATACCGAGACCTGCCGAGTCGTTGCCCTCGACACCTGCATCGCGCTGCGGGCGGTCGAACTCGCCCGCTCGCACCGGCTCGCCATGGCGGATGCTGTGATTTATGCGACGGCGCTCGATCAGGGCGTTGACTGCCTCACCTGTGATCGCCACTTCGAAGGTCTTGAACACGTTGTCTTCATTGAGAAGGCTCATGATTGA